A stretch of the Aquipuribacter hungaricus genome encodes the following:
- a CDS encoding S8 family peptidase, translating into MVNCSSRPVSSAVALALGSLLLTGAPAASAATAGAPTGAAVAQQAAQHVAPVQGLVHEQAAPLTEPAPDGPPLSAAAVVARDGIVDVVVRTAPDADPEVVARGVDAGADLVFQSVLSGFTTTVDPAGLADLQADPRVLAVEVDQVVWTASTRSPVTWGLDRTDQRTLPLSGSYTQRSTGAGATIYVVDSGVDAGHAEFGGRVRSGFTVVTDGAGTDDCNGHGTHVAGTAAGAVHGVASSATVVPVRVADCRGKGTVGGIVDGLDWVLQDHQAGTPAVVNLSIGAGPSPMLDDAVRALHARGLSVVVAAGNAGADACLSSPGRVPAAVTVGATDASDRRPSWSDHGACLDLFAPGVEIRSAAHGTVTGTRVDSGTSMAAPHAAGVLAVMRAAEPGLTATAAAERLVASSSPGVVLDTAGSPNRLLSQSSAPPSAECPAGDDRTGAVSLPRPGVVVVQRTMSPTRYDLFTVDSSGAATPLAVDGLPLTTQVVATWENGAGCSGLPGSRAAWAVTPGGRVFGEGSVTGPPAASYGDASTLPLARPVVGMSPTASGRGYWLVASDGGIFTYGDAVFHGSTGALRLNQPIVGMATTPTGGGYWLVASDGGVFAFGDAVFHGSTGALRLQRPVTGMLATPTGQGYWMVASDGGVFTFGDALFHGSTGAQTLSSPIAGMLPRTGGYLLVGGDGRTYGFGGR; encoded by the coding sequence GTGGTCAACTGCAGCTCCCGCCCCGTGTCCTCCGCCGTGGCGCTCGCCCTCGGCAGCCTCCTGCTGACCGGTGCGCCTGCCGCCTCCGCGGCGACGGCCGGGGCACCGACGGGCGCCGCCGTGGCGCAGCAGGCGGCGCAGCATGTCGCCCCGGTGCAGGGGCTCGTGCACGAGCAGGCAGCGCCGCTCACGGAGCCGGCGCCCGACGGCCCGCCGCTGTCGGCGGCCGCGGTGGTGGCGCGCGACGGCATCGTGGACGTCGTCGTCCGCACGGCCCCCGACGCCGACCCTGAGGTCGTCGCGCGCGGCGTCGACGCGGGGGCGGACCTGGTCTTCCAGTCCGTTCTGTCGGGGTTCACCACCACGGTCGACCCGGCGGGGCTGGCCGACCTGCAGGCGGACCCGCGCGTGCTCGCCGTCGAGGTGGACCAGGTCGTCTGGACAGCGAGCACCCGTTCCCCCGTGACCTGGGGGCTGGACCGCACCGACCAGCGCACCCTGCCGTTGTCCGGGAGCTACACGCAGCGCTCGACCGGCGCCGGGGCCACCATCTACGTCGTCGACAGCGGGGTCGACGCCGGCCACGCCGAGTTCGGCGGCCGCGTGCGGTCCGGCTTCACCGTGGTGACCGACGGCGCCGGCACGGACGACTGCAACGGTCACGGCACGCACGTGGCGGGGACCGCAGCAGGCGCCGTCCACGGTGTCGCCAGCTCGGCGACGGTGGTGCCGGTCCGCGTGGCGGACTGCCGCGGGAAGGGCACCGTCGGCGGGATCGTGGACGGGTTGGACTGGGTGCTGCAGGACCACCAGGCGGGGACCCCCGCGGTGGTCAACCTCAGCATCGGCGCGGGACCCAGCCCGATGCTCGACGACGCGGTCCGTGCCCTGCACGCGCGCGGCCTCAGCGTCGTCGTCGCCGCGGGCAACGCCGGGGCCGACGCCTGTCTCAGCTCGCCGGGCCGGGTCCCTGCTGCCGTCACCGTCGGGGCGACCGACGCGTCCGACCGGCGGCCGTCCTGGTCGGACCACGGCGCCTGCCTCGACCTGTTCGCCCCCGGGGTCGAGATCCGGTCGGCCGCGCACGGCACCGTGACCGGGACCCGGGTGGACTCCGGCACGTCGATGGCGGCCCCCCACGCCGCAGGCGTCCTCGCGGTCATGCGGGCGGCCGAGCCCGGCCTGACCGCCACGGCGGCGGCGGAGCGTCTCGTCGCCTCCTCGTCCCCGGGCGTCGTCCTGGACACGGCCGGGTCGCCGAACCGCCTGCTCTCGCAGTCCTCCGCGCCGCCCAGCGCCGAGTGCCCGGCGGGCGACGACCGCACCGGCGCCGTCAGCCTGCCCCGCCCCGGTGTCGTCGTCGTCCAGCGGACCATGTCGCCCACCCGCTACGACCTGTTCACCGTGGACAGCAGCGGCGCCGCCACCCCGCTGGCGGTCGACGGCCTGCCCCTGACCACCCAGGTGGTCGCGACCTGGGAGAACGGCGCCGGCTGCTCCGGCCTGCCGGGCTCGCGCGCCGCCTGGGCCGTCACCCCCGGCGGGCGCGTGTTCGGCGAGGGCTCCGTGACCGGGCCGCCCGCCGCCTCCTACGGCGACGCCTCGACGCTCCCGCTGGCCCGCCCCGTCGTGGGGATGAGCCCGACGGCGTCCGGTCGCGGCTACTGGCTCGTCGCCTCCGACGGCGGGATCTTCACCTACGGCGACGCGGTCTTCCACGGCTCGACCGGGGCGCTGCGCCTCAACCAGCCGATCGTCGGCATGGCCACCACGCCCACGGGCGGCGGGTACTGGCTCGTCGCCTCCGACGGCGGGGTGTTCGCCTTCGGCGACGCGGTGTTCCACGGCTCGACCGGCGCCCTGCGGCTGCAGCGCCCCGTCACCGGCATGCTCGCCACCCCGACCGGCCAGGGCTACTGGATGGTCGCCTCCGACGGCGGGGTGTTCACCTTCGGCGACGCGCTGTTCCACGGCTCGACCGGCGCGCAGACGCTCAGCTCCCCGATCGCCGGGATGCTGCCCCGTACCGGCGGCTACCTGCTCGTGGGCGGCGACGGCAGGACGTACGGGTTCGGCGGCCGGTAG
- a CDS encoding flavodoxin family protein codes for MTDLTALVLTCSLKKSPAPSSSETLGREVLTALGEHGVTGEVVRVVDHDVRFGVSLDEGDGDGWPALRAKVMAADILVLATPIWLGQPSSVAKVVLERLDAEISESDDQGRMLTFGKVAGVAVVGNEDGAHHTSAEVFQALVDVGFTVPAAATTYWVGEAMGGVDYQDLEEKPESTQGTTADVARHLAHLARLLKDSPYPAAG; via the coding sequence ATGACCGACCTGACTGCCCTCGTCCTCACCTGCTCGCTCAAGAAGTCCCCCGCCCCCTCCTCCTCGGAGACCCTCGGCCGCGAGGTCCTCACCGCGCTCGGCGAGCACGGCGTCACCGGCGAGGTGGTCCGCGTCGTCGACCACGACGTCCGCTTCGGCGTCTCCCTCGACGAGGGCGACGGCGACGGCTGGCCGGCGCTGCGGGCCAAGGTCATGGCCGCCGACATCCTCGTCCTCGCCACCCCCATCTGGCTGGGGCAGCCGTCCTCGGTCGCCAAGGTCGTCCTCGAGCGGCTCGACGCCGAGATCTCCGAGTCCGACGACCAGGGCCGCATGCTCACCTTCGGCAAGGTCGCCGGCGTGGCCGTCGTCGGCAACGAGGACGGCGCCCACCACACCAGCGCCGAGGTGTTCCAGGCGCTCGTCGACGTCGGCTTCACCGTGCCGGCCGCCGCCACCACGTACTGGGTCGGCGAGGCCATGGGCGGCGTCGACTACCAGGACCTGGAGGAGAAGCCGGAGTCGACGCAGGGCACGACCGCCGACGTCGCCCGCCACCTGGCGCACCTGGCCCGGCTGCTCAAGGACTCGCCCTACCCCGCCGCCGGCTGA
- a CDS encoding NAD-dependent protein deacetylase — MEAVELLAGGGVVALTGAGMSTDSGIPDYRGPGTPRRAPMTYQDFTRSERGRQRYWARSHVGWHRMAAASPNEGHRALAALGRAGVVTSVITQNVDELHQAAGSPDVVDLHGTLSQVVCLGCRELTPRVRLHERLAALNPGWAERDDLGSADIAPDGDVDLDDTAGFVVAPCERCGGMLKPDVVFFGENVPVERVERCYALVEAARVLLVAGTSCTVFSGRRFVARAAREGIPVVVVNRGPTRAADLATVHLDAGCSPVLAGWAAHLAPSLA; from the coding sequence GTGGAGGCAGTCGAGCTGCTCGCCGGGGGCGGGGTGGTGGCGCTCACCGGGGCGGGCATGAGCACGGACTCGGGCATCCCGGACTACCGGGGGCCGGGCACGCCGCGCCGTGCGCCCATGACGTACCAGGACTTCACCCGCTCCGAGCGGGGCAGGCAGCGCTACTGGGCGCGCAGCCACGTCGGCTGGCACCGGATGGCCGCGGCGTCGCCGAACGAGGGTCACCGGGCGCTCGCCGCGCTCGGCCGGGCCGGGGTCGTCACGTCCGTCATCACCCAGAACGTCGACGAGCTGCACCAGGCTGCCGGGTCGCCGGACGTCGTGGACCTGCACGGGACCCTGTCGCAGGTCGTGTGCCTGGGCTGCCGGGAGCTCACGCCGCGGGTGCGGCTGCACGAGCGGCTCGCGGCCCTCAACCCCGGCTGGGCCGAGCGGGACGACCTGGGCTCGGCGGACATCGCCCCGGACGGGGACGTCGACCTCGACGACACGGCCGGGTTCGTCGTCGCCCCCTGCGAGCGCTGCGGCGGGATGCTCAAGCCCGACGTCGTGTTCTTCGGCGAGAACGTGCCGGTCGAGCGGGTCGAGCGCTGCTACGCCCTGGTCGAGGCCGCCCGGGTGCTGCTGGTCGCCGGGACGTCGTGCACGGTCTTCTCGGGCCGCCGGTTCGTCGCCCGGGCCGCGCGCGAGGGCATCCCGGTCGTCGTCGTCAACCGCGGCCCGACCCGGGCGGCGGACCTGGCCACGGTGCACCTGGACGCGGGCTGCTCGCCGGTGCTGGCCGGGTGGGCGGCGCACCTGGCACCCTCGCTGGCATGA
- a CDS encoding DUF5995 family protein, whose amino-acid sequence MDSPEHLIDGVLARMGERLEELERAGDPARHFLATYRRVTLAVGEAAAQGRVEDPSWLARWDVAFAELYLQAHDAWQQEPATVPGPWREAFSAPAGLEPYLHVLLGMNAHINFDMPQSLLQVVGERDRHDPVLMGSRERDHHALDGVIVALVPQESRHLVRAAAAAPGVLDRLLLPLSRAASARLLRESREQVWANTHVMLRARAAGPGPLAAATARLEELSTRRVHDLLVPRHPLYHLARHGFGVRLDGGAEDERVA is encoded by the coding sequence GTGGACAGCCCCGAGCACCTCATCGACGGCGTCCTGGCCCGGATGGGGGAGCGGCTGGAGGAGCTGGAGCGGGCGGGGGACCCGGCACGGCACTTCCTCGCCACCTACCGCCGCGTCACCCTGGCCGTCGGCGAGGCGGCCGCGCAGGGCCGGGTCGAGGACCCGTCGTGGCTGGCGCGCTGGGACGTCGCCTTCGCCGAGCTGTACCTGCAGGCGCACGACGCGTGGCAGCAGGAGCCGGCCACCGTCCCCGGGCCCTGGCGCGAAGCGTTCTCGGCGCCGGCCGGCCTCGAGCCGTACCTGCACGTGCTGCTCGGCATGAACGCCCACATCAACTTCGACATGCCGCAGTCGCTGCTGCAGGTCGTCGGCGAGCGCGACCGGCACGACCCGGTCCTCATGGGCTCGCGCGAGCGCGACCACCACGCCCTCGACGGGGTGATCGTCGCCCTGGTCCCGCAGGAGTCCCGCCACCTGGTGAGGGCGGCGGCGGCCGCGCCCGGCGTCCTGGACCGGCTGCTGCTGCCGCTGTCGCGGGCGGCGTCGGCGCGGCTGCTGCGCGAGAGCCGCGAGCAGGTGTGGGCCAATACCCACGTCATGCTCCGCGCGCGGGCGGCCGGTCCCGGCCCGCTCGCCGCCGCGACGGCCCGGCTGGAGGAGCTGTCCACCCGGCGCGTCCACGACCTGCTCGTCCCGCGCCACCCGCTGTACCACCTGGCCCGGCACGGCTTCGGGGTGCGGCTCGACGGCGGCGCCGAGGACGAGCGGGTCGCCTGA
- a CDS encoding DMT family transporter — protein MAVSRPALVVAWLVAATCWGASFLFIKWGLEGLVPGQVALARLLFGTLFLGGWLLVTRTALPADRGTWGHFAVLGVLFCFAPFTLFAYAETLVDSGLAAILNATTPLWTLVMVLLFLPSERVTTRKAVGLLVGFAGVVVVALPQVAGLGGRDALLGQAACLGATACYGAGLVWVRRFVIPRGTGPLVIAFGQVSMGLAWSLLAAPVLSWEPVQLTTRVVLGMVALGVLGTGLAFVLNTAVTAGLGATFASTVTYLSPVIGVALGALLLAESIGLAEVVGGLVVVLGVAVGQGVLRLPRRAARDSSGVRASPGAGGARGARDLVP, from the coding sequence GTGGCTGTCTCCCGTCCCGCCCTGGTCGTCGCCTGGCTCGTCGCCGCCACCTGCTGGGGGGCCAGCTTCCTGTTCATCAAGTGGGGCCTCGAGGGCCTGGTCCCCGGCCAGGTGGCCCTGGCGCGGCTGCTCTTCGGGACGCTGTTCCTCGGCGGCTGGCTGCTGGTCACCCGCACCGCGCTGCCCGCCGACCGGGGCACGTGGGGCCACTTCGCGGTACTCGGTGTCCTGTTCTGCTTCGCCCCGTTCACGCTGTTCGCCTACGCCGAGACCCTCGTGGACTCCGGGCTGGCCGCCATCCTCAACGCGACGACGCCGCTGTGGACGCTCGTCATGGTGCTGCTGTTCCTGCCGAGCGAGCGCGTCACCACCCGCAAGGCGGTCGGTCTGCTCGTCGGCTTCGCCGGTGTCGTCGTCGTGGCGCTGCCGCAGGTGGCCGGGCTCGGCGGGCGCGACGCGCTGCTCGGGCAGGCCGCCTGCCTGGGGGCGACCGCCTGCTACGGCGCCGGGCTGGTGTGGGTGCGCCGGTTCGTCATCCCCCGCGGCACCGGCCCGCTGGTCATCGCGTTCGGCCAGGTGTCGATGGGACTGGCCTGGTCCCTCCTCGCCGCGCCGGTGCTGTCGTGGGAGCCGGTCCAGCTGACGACCAGGGTCGTGCTGGGGATGGTCGCGCTGGGCGTGCTCGGGACGGGGCTCGCCTTCGTGCTCAACACCGCCGTCACCGCGGGGCTCGGGGCGACGTTCGCGTCCACCGTCACCTACCTGTCGCCGGTCATCGGCGTCGCGCTCGGTGCGCTCCTGCTCGCCGAGAGCATCGGCCTCGCCGAGGTGGTCGGCGGCCTGGTCGTCGTGCTCGGCGTGGCGGTGGGCCAGGGGGTGCTCCGGCTGCCCCGCCGGGCCGCCCGGGACTCCTCCGGCGTCCGGGCGTCCCCGGGTGCGGGAGGCGCCCGCGGGGCGCGGGATCTCGTACCGTGA